The genomic DNA CGAAGATGTTGTCGCCCAGCACCAGCGGCTGCCGGTTCCTGCTCTGCGACATCAGGGACGAGGTCCAGTCGTGGCCATCGTCGCAGCCCGGGCACTCCTGGCACGGTGCCCAcgccccagccgtgccctggccTGGCTCCGGTGCCCGGGGCACTGGGGAGGGTCCTTTCGGGGGGCGCACGCCGTCCCTGCAGAGGCTCTGCGAGGAGCAGGGGCTGTCCCGGGGCTGGTGGCTCTCTGGGGACGCGGCAGGCTGGCACAGGCTGGCTGGCTGTGGCACAGGACACGCCAGGGACGGGGGGCAgcgtccctgggtgtcccccagccccgtccccgtgctgctcctgcagcagtggCGCTGCTCCGAGAGCTCCAGGTGCTCCAGGGCCgtctgcacctgcagcagcttCAGCTCCTGCAGGGCGCCCATCATGCAGTTCATCTGCTCGTGCAGCCCGTCACCCACCTCCTTCATGGACAGCTGTGGGGGGAGAGCACAGCGGTCAGGGTCTCCAGGGTCAGGGTCTCCAGGGTCAgggtccccagcagtgtccccatgggtcagggtccccagcagtgtccccagggcagcagagcagggctcagcagcTCTCTGGGCCATGCCCTTCCTCCTGGCCACCTCTGCCATCCATCCCACCTGCACTCCACCCACTTCAGCCAACAGCACTCTGATTCTCCTTAGATTTCTCTAGGAGCGTCCCTCTAGGATTAAGAGGAGCTGACAGAAGTGGATTGTTTGACCTgacaacaaaaataaagagtttggCTTCCCATTAATTGCTTGGCAGAAGCCCAAGGTGTAGAACTATGAATGGGTTTGGCTGCTGCCAGTTTTAGAATGTTCTCGTGCTTTTGAGTCCATTGTGCCCTGCCGCCAGCTGAAATCAGGAGCCAGAACAGAGCCCTGCTTCCTCACCTGAAGTGCTCAAGTAGATTAAAAATAAACCCCAGGAAGAATTAACTTGTTACTCCATAACCCATCTCCAGCCCTCAATGCCCTCAGCACAGGCCGCTCTCGCTAGAGGACAATCAAAGACATTTCAATGCACTGGAAATTTTGCACAgaacaaccaacaaactccaggATTACTTACATTCAAGCAGGAATTCTCTGATTCCCAGGCTAGGACCTTTAGAAGCAGTTCTGCTTCACCCCTGAACCTCGCTACAAAGATTGAACTTTCTTCACCAGGCTTAAAATAAGCAAGTTATTCTCCAGAGCTTCCCAGCTCCCCCTT from Melospiza melodia melodia isolate bMelMel2 chromosome 28, bMelMel2.pri, whole genome shotgun sequence includes the following:
- the INKA2 gene encoding PAK4-inhibitor INKA2 isoform X2, with the translated sequence MKEVGDGLHEQMNCMMGALQELKLLQVQTALEHLELSEQRHCCRSSTGTGLGDTQGRCPPSLACPVPQPASLCQPAASPESHQPRDSPCSSQSLCRDGVRPPKGPSPVPRAPEPGQGTAGAWAPCQECPGCDDGHDWTSSLMSQSRNRQPLVLGDNIFADLVGNWLDLPELDKKGDKGEASLSLSRSQELCRKFSLTTNIFKKFLRSVRPDRDRLLKEKPCWLPPEDKQPHISKRSKKISKLKGTFYLPLHGNLQSHHSKAERCPRAEGRGELPKVGTRKVPEPRDYSQAGFDINTAVWV
- the INKA2 gene encoding PAK4-inhibitor INKA2 isoform X1; protein product: MEQHLRRLRQELLSMKEVGDGLHEQMNCMMGALQELKLLQVQTALEHLELSEQRHCCRSSTGTGLGDTQGRCPPSLACPVPQPASLCQPAASPESHQPRDSPCSSQSLCRDGVRPPKGPSPVPRAPEPGQGTAGAWAPCQECPGCDDGHDWTSSLMSQSRNRQPLVLGDNIFADLVGNWLDLPELDKKGDKGEASLSLSRSQELCRKFSLTTNIFKKFLRSVRPDRDRLLKEKPCWLPPEDKQPHISKRSKKISKLKGTFYLPLHGNLQSHHSKAERCPRAEGRGELPKVGTRKVPEPRDYSQAGFDINTAVWV